TCCATCTCACACTAAATCTAATAGACAAATCTATgcaaaaaaatgatagaagaTTAATCAGCATGAGCAACAAATGACATAACAGAATACAAGGAGGGAGTGATAGCTCCTGTTTTCATAAGAGTTAATGTTACTCTCAAAACGGaaattctcaggaaaaaaattatctacgAACTTGTATGCAGATATTCTACAAAAATCggcaatgaataaaaatagtaagcGACTAACCTGCTCGACTGAACCAGTATATCCTTGCAGCTTTGGTGAGAACTCCGCGCAGTACTCCTTCACCCTTTCAGGAGTGTCGCGTTCAGGATCAACAGAAATGAATATAGGTTTTATAGGAATTCTATCTCTCTCAGGTTTCGAATCAAGAATATCAACAACCTGGAACGAAAAGAAGTGGCAAGAACGTAAAGAAATCTTTTGCTGAGGTTGAACTTACCTTGACcatcttttctatttcatcgGGACAAATATCAGGACAGTGAGTAAATccaaagtaaagaagaagCCAGTTTCCTTTAAGTTGTTCTGAGCCTTCCAACTTGCCTAAAATAGGTagcaattccaaaaaaaagaacattagagACCCTGAAATGAGAGTCCGAGGAAgggaaaaacatttgaaaaaagcagaCGAAATCGCacttaaaaaatataagaactaAGCCGAAAAAAGTTACTGTCGATTAGTGTGCGCAAACTAAAAGATTCTTCACATGATACACTTCGGAGACATTTTTGAGAAGGATAATAGAAATCATGATTGCAAAATAGTTCAAATAATTATTCAAATCAAGGAGAAAAAGCAAGCAAACAGAACGTTGAAGAATTAGCCATCATTTCATTTAGACGGAATCTAAGGCCACAgaataaagcaaataaaaatcaaaagttaaAAGAACACACCGTCAGTATTAACCAATTCCCAGTCGCCACCAATACGAGCTTTCCCTTTCATATATTTCATGTGCTTTTCTCGTTCCTCAAGTCTCTGAAAGGAAAGAACTGAGTATCAAAGCTTAATGAAAACTGTCTAATCATCTCTTACAATCTTTCGAATGTAGAGTAGTGCTGCCAGACAGGAGGCACCGACTCCTAACGTAATCGCTGCGATCTTCCAATTGAAAATCATGCTGCGCTTGTAGGCGGCTCGCTGCAAAATTGAAActatttcacttttaaacggatGCTTAGGTTTTTGGTGTATACAGAAGAAGGTAGCAGTTAAAGCAATAAAAATCAGTACAGGTTCCAAATAATCATTTAAAGTAGGTATAACTTCGAGGTCAAACATGCTTTAGTGGAATAACAAGGCTACAATCCAACCAAAAACATACACACTGTGAaagatgtgagaaaaaaattcaagaaaacagATATTTAAGACCTACTTccttttgttgtttaaaattCATGAAAGTTTTGTCAATTTCCTCTTCACTCTTCTTAACTGTGGAATCAAAGTCTTTCTTTAACATTTCGTTCAATTTATCCAGCTCCTTCTTCAAATCGACATCAGGCTTCTTACTggaaaaaatagcgaaaataACTCAACAGCGCATGGAAAACATCTCTATGAAGGTGAACGAATAGAAACTTACtcgttctcattttttccgtCCCCAAGTCTTGCTGAAGTAGAGAAACGAACTGTTCCTAGTTGTCTGAAGCTGTTGAACTTGCTGACAAGACGTAGATTAAATAGCATACCAGTACATATTCGACCCGAAATCATCTAAAGTGTTATATATTTGACCACATCTTGAAGCCATTTACAGAAATAAACCGTAAAATTCAAGGCACTCGACTTCTGAATACTCCAAACCTTTCCCGAATATCCTGGGATGAGACGAAGAAACCCCCACCAACCCACAcgtacccaaaaaaaaattcgaaaacgtTACGGTGTCTTTCGTTTGTACGTGTTCACATCCGTCACCTCCCAATATTCGCGATGCTCAAAAATTCCTGCTGTTTGAAAAGCATTGAGGGTCcctgacgttttttttttaccattttcaGTTTGGGATGTACACTTTTCGAATTAATCCAGATAACTTTATGGTATGTTAGTGTGACAATGATCGTTGGTTCGTTTAGTTTAGGAGATTTTGTTTAAAAGGAGTCATTTCTAAGATGGACATGGTATAACTCTACTCATATGCTCTTATCCACATGTTGTTCATATTCATCTATTGTTAATGTCGGTTACTCTTGGAATAtgcttctctttcttcttgatGTTCTTCCACAAACATGCGTGTTTATCTTCCAAGGATCGCTGAGAGGACATAGT
This is a stretch of genomic DNA from Necator americanus strain Aroian chromosome II, whole genome shotgun sequence. It encodes these proteins:
- a CDS encoding hypothetical protein (NECATOR_CHRII.G8519.T2); amino-acid sequence: MFVEEHQEEREAYSKRYSGKMISGRICTGMLFNLRLVSKFNSFRQLGTVRFSTSARLGDGKNENDKKPDVDLKKELDKLNEMLKKDFDSTVKKSEEEIDKTFMNFKQQKERAAYKRSMIFNWKIAAITLGVGASCLAALLYIRKIRLEEREKHMKYMKGKARIGGDWELVNTDGKLEGSEQLKGNWLLLYFGFTHCPDICPDEIEKMVKVVDILDSKPERDRIPIKPIFISVDPERDTPERVKEYCAEFSPKLQGYTGSVEQVSKVAKTFRVYFSQGPRTGKDKDDYIVDHTVITYLIDPDGHFHDYYGQNRTAEEIANIIEVKVLKYRAQHRKGLLGF
- a CDS encoding hypothetical protein (NECATOR_CHRII.G8519.T1), producing MISGRICTGMLFNLRLVSKFNSFRQLGTVRFSTSARLGDGKNENDKKPDVDLKKELDKLNEMLKKDFDSTVKKSEEEIDKTFMNFKQQKERAAYKRSMIFNWKIAAITLGVGASCLAALLYIRKIRLEEREKHMKYMKGKARIGGDWELVNTDGKLEGSEQLKGNWLLLYFGFTHCPDICPDEIEKMVKVVDILDSKPERDRIPIKPIFISVDPERDTPERVKEYCAEFSPKLQGYTGSVEQVSKVAKTFRVYFSQGPRTGKDKDDYIVDHTVITYLIDPDGHFHDYYGQNRTAEEIANIIEVKVLKYRAQHRKGLLGF